The Montipora capricornis isolate CH-2021 chromosome 1, ASM3666992v2, whole genome shotgun sequence genome contains a region encoding:
- the LOC138049237 gene encoding dual specificity protein kinase shkC-like has protein sequence MGQNHSGNREDEPAPDELQQRINERERQSTHWSRRLRNRLINHFHSRRELINEREGQLRQRNTREEELQQRITDVFGDLPETQSIQGGRREEELQQRINELEGQLRQRGSQMDWVVNRGDIQITSHELGRGAWGVVYRGRFQYCGVAVKEMHEEITGWSRDVFEREVNMASKCRHPCLLLVIGATNDERPLLVTELLECSLRSKLYPSPGELPVENEQAISLDVAYALCYLHEKANPILHNDVSSSNVLLWRSGNGWKAKLSDYGTANFVHRSNINCAGAPVYSAPEFVQTENKISCKADVYSYGVLLCEMSIRQEADQQQLEMQIDSIEKHDPHPKIRLLVRRCVNPDPGNRPSMDEIIEELTDCSRPTHIEEIMTEELYYY, from the exons ATGGGGCAGAACCATAGTGGAAATAGAGAGGATGAACCAGCTCCAGATGAGCTACAACAGCGTATCAATGAACGTGAACGGCAGTCAACACATTGGAGCAGAAGATTGCGGAATCGACTCATCAATCATTTTCACTCGCGACGGGAACTTATCAATGAACGTGAAGGGCAGTTAAGACAAAGGAACACGAGAGAGGAGGAGCTGCAACAACGTATCACTGATGTATTTGGAG ATTTACCTGAAACGCAGTCAATACAAGGGGGAAGGAGAGAGGAGGAGCTACAACAACGTATCAATGAACTTGAAGGGCAGTTAAGACAAAGAGGAAGCCAAATGGACTGGGTGGTAAACAGAGGTGATATCCAAATTACAAGTCATGAACTTGGGAGAGGCGCATGGGGAGTTGTTTATAGGGGGAGATTTCAATATTGCGGTGTTGCTGTAAAAGAGATGCACGAAGAAATTACAGGATGGAGCAGAGATGTGTTTGAGCGTGAAGTGAACATGGCGTCAAAATGTCGCCATCCTTGTCTGCTGTTAGTTATTGGCGCAACAAACGATGAAAGACCTTTACTAGTTACAGAACTCCTTGAGTGCAGTCTAAGGAGCAAGCTGTACCCAAGTCCTGGTGAGCTACCCGTCGAAAATGAGCAAGCTATCTCTTTGGACGTGGCTTACGCTCTCTGCTACTTACACGAGAAAGCAAACCCCATTCTTCACAATGACGTAAGCAGTTCTAACGTGTTGCTGTGGAGATCTGGTAACGGCTGGAAGGCCAAACTGTCCGATTATGGTACTGCTAATTTTGTCCATCGTAGCAATATAAATTGTGCAGGAGCGCCTGTTTACAGTGCACCTGAGTTTGTGCAGACGGAGAACAAGATATCTTGCAAG GCTGACGTGTACAGTTACGGTGTTCTTCTTTGTGAAATGAGTATCAGACAAGAAGCTGATCAACAACAGCTTGAGATGCAAATAGACAGTATAGAAAAGCATGATCCGCATCCCAAAATTCGTCTCCTCGTAAGAAGATGTGTTAACCCAGATCCTGGGAACAGGCCATCTATGGACGAGATTATTGAAGAACTTACAGACTGTTCTCGACCAACTCATATTGAGGAAATAATGACTGAAGAACTATACTACTACTAA